In Dermacentor variabilis isolate Ectoservices chromosome 10, ASM5094787v1, whole genome shotgun sequence, the genomic window GGCGTCGTGGGGTGTTCGAGGAACAACCGAGAAACAACTCCGCCAACGGCAGCGTATATGCGAAGggctcaaattttttttttttttagagagataCACGGCTTCATCTTCTGTCGCCACCCGCCGCTTCATACCGAGAGATCTAGTTACGAGTGAGCACAACACATTTCCAGATCGAGATAACGCGTGACTGCGGCCGCTGCCGGCTTCTGTGGCCCGCGGGATGGGTCGCGGCGTGCGTGTTCGCGCACGTGCGCGTGTGGTCTGCGTGCCTGGCTTTTGCTGGGCATGCTcgtgcgtgtgcgcatgcgcgtgggtgtctgtgtgcgtgtgtgcgcgcacgtcTGCGTCCTTCGGATGCGTTCTTTCCTGTCTCTCCCGTCGCGCACGGCGTCCTCGGGTCATCGAGGCCGAAAACGAGAACCTGAGATTGCCGAGGCGAGAATCCTGCGCCCTgcgtctcgcatttttttttgttgtccgCAAACCTGTCTCTTATTTATCTGTGTTGTGCCGCAGTTGTTTTCTTcaagtttttgtttgtttgtatttgtttAATGGCAGATAGGCGTCGTGCTTGGAGGAGCAACGGCCTTGCTGGGAAGAATGCGGTCGTCAACGGAAGATCGAGATCAAAGTCTCCGCTGTTTTCCTCTgtttgcacatttcttttttttttctgtgtgtttaaGCCGAGAGTTCGCTCGACACTAAAGAAGCGAAGTGTTTGCACAAGATGAGGGCAGGGGAGCGTTTGAGCACGAAACAACAAGGTTCCACCCTACCAGAATAGCGCACGTCGCGCAGTTGGCGGCAGCGGATGGCGTAGGCACTCCGCAAATTTGGTTAGAGGCGTTTTCAGCTCAGCAGTCATTCACCTCGGCGCTTTATGTGAGGAGATCCACATTGATGATATCGTTATCTAGGAAGGAATAAGGTGTCCCAAGAATCTGAGATTCTACTGTTAGAAAAATGATGTCCATGACCGACACAATGTTTTTTGCCGGATGGAATCTTTTGGTAGCGGTTTCAACATTAGGAGAAATTCCGAGGAACAGGATTGCGCACGTTTTTGTATCTGCCGCTAAAGTGAACCTTGTGCACAAGGCCACGAATGACTTCGCATATTCGTCGCTGCAATAAGTCCTCCCGAATGTCTGTTACTTGAGAAAGAACACCTTGAGGACCTTTCCTAAATACTACTGCATCGGTatgaggagggggggggcgctCGCAAGGCAAGTCCATCTCAGCCTCGCACTCACAAGAGAAGAGCGAGCACCCCAGCTAAGCACGAGTCCAACAGCTCTGTTTGGAAAGGAAtgagtctttttcttttttcactttttaaCCTAAAGATGTCGCCGCGCACCGATCGTCACGCGCACTCGCACGCTTCGACGACCATGTTGGGCAGGCTCTTCTGCTTGAGCACCTGGTCGTCGTCGATGAAGATGAGCGATATGGATGACAGGCGCGAGGGCGTGCAGCACAGGCTCAGCTTGAGCGTGTCGTTGacgcccgccgccgccgcgctgTGCAGGAACCTCTGGAGCACCGTGGTGTGGTGGTACTTGTTGACGCTGATGTCGTGGATGCACGAGCCCCGGCAGAAGTTGGCCGAGTAGCCGGCCGGCTGGATGATCCAGCTGTCCCAGCCGATCTCCTTGAAGGACACGTAGAAGGACTCGCGGCAGCAGCGCGATATGGACGTGCTGCAGTCCACGCTGCGCCTGGAGCGGGAGTGGCCCCCCGGGGCGTTCGGGTCCGTGCGCACCACCAGGAAGGGCTGCTTGTCGCCGCTCGTGCCCACGGGCGTTCCCGACGGCAGGGCGTTCCTCAGGTTGCCGCACGTCTTGCAGCTGATCTCCAGCGCCCGGGGCCTGTTTCGACGGCCCGCCCACCGCTCGACGACGTCGGTCAGGTCGAACCGGAGCCACTCGGGTCTCGGGGAACTGCTCTCGAAGGCGACGATGCGCTTGTGCAGCACCGGCTGGTGGGAGTGGTGCCGGTTGCTGCGGTGCGAGTCTGTCACGGACAGCTCGGTCACGACGAAGGTGTGGTTGACGGCCGAGGTGGCGGACGGGTCCAGGTCCTTGAAGACCCAGAGCTCGGCGTGTGCCACGCTGCGGCTCGTCAGTTCGGTGCTCAGGTGGAAGACGAAGCAGCTGCCCAGGTGCTGGCTCCTCGAGACGCAGTCGTGGGAATCTGCGAGGAAACAAGAGAAAATAAAGGCCTGAGCATGGCGCCGGCAAAGCGGGCCAAGCGCATATTGTAATAGCGCGAAGGGGCAGCATACGCTAAGAAGGCCGCGATAGAAGCGCTAACAAGCAACTAAATTTTATTCTCACAaaacaagaatatatatatatatatatatatatatatatatatacgcaataCCAAATCATGAGCCTTAAACAAAAGCACATGTCTCCATGAGAACCTTTCCTACAACGAGCTGTAAAAAACTAACTTTCCACCTTATTGAAGGGTACCAAACTTGAGTGGCCTACTTTGTTCAACAGTGCTTATTAGTAATGTAGTGCTACTCGCAATGCCGCTTACGAGAGCCATCATTAAaaggcctgcttggccttctccgcccagtccaccaatAGAAGATGTCGTTCGACGTCCCCGGCCCCTGAGCCAGGCGGttcagtcagtctcgctgctgactgggcgatgagaaaacgggagcgaggtgcattcccacattatgtgtgtgagtgtccctgtttgtggacagagcctacataggtcgctttccttgcctcCTGTGATTTTGCTAAtgtgggtgtgggtatgtgtttgttaggagtcgcctaaacgcgaccgcttgcgttttgagTGCTTTTAATCATTGCGTCATGAACATAAATAGTTGGAAAAAGTAGTCTGACAGTGTGCTTGGCTACATTTGCAAGTGTAGTTGTAGTGATGCAGTGGTTATCAATAAGCAAAGTCTAATGTCTAAAGTCTCTTTGTTGGGAAGCCTGTCACTCAGGGGATATTGGCGTTGGCCCTGAAGGACCAACTTGAACATAAAGGAAACTACGCAGACAAGT contains:
- the LOC142560681 gene encoding growth/differentiation factor 8-like codes for the protein MGNMMHHRHDNAIPCHGTLSDCVFCCVFLTAFSSAVVLNSSPAYNAVGSRHHPAAVYTSSACDDCAARKLAEQANSEEYRYARIELIKQQILKKLRLKEPPNVRIPKSVLPSVLADKEVLLSQTTPAADDERNSRPREDYYGTMQTAVIFPHNDSHDCVSRSQHLGSCFVFHLSTELTSRSVAHAELWVFKDLDPSATSAVNHTFVVTELSVTDSHRSNRHHSHQPVLHKRIVAFESSSPRPEWLRFDLTDVVERWAGRRNRPRALEISCKTCGNLRNALPSGTPVGTSGDKQPFLVVRTDPNAPGGHSRSRRSVDCSTSISRCCRESFYVSFKEIGWDSWIIQPAGYSANFCRGSCIHDISVNKYHHTTVLQRFLHSAAAAGVNDTLKLSLCCTPSRLSSISLIFIDDDQVLKQKSLPNMVVEACECA